One genomic region from Macellibacteroides fermentans encodes:
- a CDS encoding DUF488 domain-containing protein, with translation MVRIAIKRVYDDFDPEDGYRVLVDRLWPRGVKKEALLYNSWNKDLAPSSELRKWVHQNKEERWELFASLYIKQLGNSKAVDDFLLAIKDFERVTLLTATKSMEQNHAGILKEYVEGLLG, from the coding sequence ATGGTACGTATAGCGATTAAAAGGGTGTATGATGACTTTGATCCGGAGGATGGATACCGGGTTTTGGTAGACAGGCTTTGGCCCAGAGGGGTAAAGAAGGAGGCGTTGCTCTATAACTCATGGAATAAGGATTTGGCTCCTTCTTCTGAGCTTCGGAAATGGGTTCACCAGAATAAAGAGGAGCGGTGGGAACTCTTTGCAAGTTTGTACATCAAGCAACTGGGTAATTCTAAAGCGGTGGATGATTTCTTGTTGGCCATAAAGGACTTTGAGAGGGTTACGTTGCTGACTGCCACTAAAAGCATGGAGCAGAATCATGCGGGTATATTGAAAGAATATGTAGAGGGGTTGCTTGGGTAA
- a CDS encoding esterase produces MRKIITLSAMLLMCVLSFAQQALWGGAAVISPEIHENNTVSFRLKAPKAVRVQVTGDFLPTQKIKTPYGEFDGPGVADLTEKDGVWEFTTPQPLKSELYSYTFLVDGLKINDPSNVYMIRDVASVTNVFIIGGERADLYKVNKVPHGTVAKVWYNSPTLGMDRRLTVYTPAGYETSGKRYPVFYLLHGMGGDENAWSELGRTAQILDNLIAQGKAKPMIVVMTNGNASQEAAPGESSLGYAPASMQLPKTMEGSFEAAFPDVVNFIDRTYRTLKNKQNRAIAGLSMGGFHSMHISKQYPDMFNYVGLFSAAIMPNKDVKSPIYDNLEAKLKTQFDKKPALYWIAIGKTDFLYQANTDYRKMLDEKGYKYEYFETGEGHIWKNWRIYLSEFAPKLFK; encoded by the coding sequence ATGAGAAAAATCATTACTTTATCAGCCATGCTGCTGATGTGTGTTTTAAGTTTTGCACAACAGGCTCTTTGGGGAGGTGCCGCCGTTATCTCGCCCGAAATTCACGAAAACAACACGGTATCCTTCCGCCTGAAGGCACCTAAAGCCGTACGGGTACAAGTAACCGGCGACTTTCTGCCTACCCAGAAGATAAAGACACCTTACGGAGAGTTTGACGGTCCGGGTGTGGCCGACCTTACCGAGAAAGACGGCGTATGGGAATTTACCACCCCGCAACCCCTCAAGTCCGAACTGTACAGCTACACCTTCCTGGTAGACGGACTAAAGATTAACGACCCCAGCAATGTGTATATGATTCGCGACGTGGCAAGCGTTACGAACGTATTTATCATCGGTGGCGAACGTGCCGACCTGTACAAGGTGAACAAAGTACCCCACGGAACAGTGGCCAAGGTATGGTATAACAGTCCCACGCTGGGTATGGACCGCCGTTTAACGGTTTATACACCGGCCGGTTACGAAACCAGCGGCAAGCGCTATCCTGTATTCTACCTGCTGCATGGAATGGGAGGCGACGAAAATGCCTGGAGCGAACTGGGACGTACCGCTCAGATTCTGGACAACCTGATTGCACAAGGCAAAGCAAAACCTATGATTGTGGTGATGACCAACGGCAATGCATCGCAAGAGGCTGCCCCCGGAGAATCCTCTTTAGGCTATGCCCCGGCATCCATGCAATTACCTAAAACCATGGAAGGCTCCTTCGAAGCTGCTTTCCCGGATGTGGTTAACTTTATAGACCGCACCTACCGTACCCTCAAGAACAAACAGAACCGTGCCATTGCCGGACTATCCATGGGAGGATTTCATTCCATGCACATCTCCAAGCAATATCCGGACATGTTCAACTACGTAGGCTTGTTCTCTGCAGCCATCATGCCCAACAAAGATGTAAAATCACCGATCTACGACAACCTGGAAGCCAAGCTGAAAACACAATTCGACAAGAAGCCGGCCCTATACTGGATTGCCATCGGCAAGACCGACTTTTTGTATCAGGCAAACACAGACTATCGCAAGATGCTGGACGAAAAAGGCTACAAGTACGAATATTTCGAAACCGGCGAAGGCCATATCTGGAAGAACTGGCGCATCTACCTGTCGGAATTCGCGCCCAAGCTGTTCAAATAA
- a CDS encoding alpha/beta hydrolase, which translates to MKKLILSLLAIPLVFSALAQSPAPPQSKIVTDSIHSKVLNAYRAYNIFLPKSYETDTNKKYPILYLLHGMTDTHQGWAGRGHVKDVADQLMESGEACEMIIVTPNAGGNIYEGVWNGYFDMPGWSYETFFYTEFLPYIEKNYRVIGDKAHRAIAGLSMGGGGATGYGQKHSDMYAAVYAMSALMSIPEMGAAPAQKPDDKMAILTKSVIENSCVDFVANADEDRIANLRTVAWFVDCGDDDFLLDRNIEFTQAMRKKKIPCQFRVRDGGHTWEYWHSALYTCLPFVTRNFGKNQ; encoded by the coding sequence ATGAAAAAGCTAATCTTGTCTTTGCTGGCTATACCACTTGTATTCTCTGCTTTGGCACAGTCGCCCGCCCCTCCACAGAGTAAAATCGTAACAGATTCCATACACAGCAAGGTGTTGAATGCCTACAGGGCATACAATATTTTCCTGCCTAAAAGTTACGAGACGGATACAAACAAGAAATATCCGATACTCTATCTGCTGCATGGTATGACGGACACCCACCAGGGATGGGCCGGGCGCGGTCACGTTAAAGATGTGGCCGACCAGCTGATGGAAAGCGGCGAAGCCTGCGAGATGATCATTGTTACACCCAATGCGGGAGGCAATATCTACGAAGGCGTATGGAACGGCTATTTCGATATGCCGGGATGGAGTTACGAGACTTTTTTCTACACCGAGTTTCTGCCCTACATTGAAAAGAACTACCGTGTGATAGGCGATAAAGCCCACCGGGCCATTGCCGGACTGTCTATGGGCGGAGGCGGCGCCACCGGTTACGGACAGAAGCACAGCGATATGTACGCAGCAGTCTACGCCATGAGTGCCCTGATGTCTATCCCCGAAATGGGAGCGGCACCGGCGCAGAAACCAGACGATAAGATGGCAATCCTTACCAAGTCGGTCATCGAGAACAGTTGTGTGGACTTTGTGGCGAATGCCGACGAAGATCGTATCGCCAACTTACGCACGGTGGCCTGGTTTGTAGATTGCGGCGACGACGATTTTCTGCTCGACCGCAACATCGAGTTCACTCAGGCGATGCGCAAGAAAAAGATTCCCTGCCAGTTCCGCGTTCGCGACGGAGGGCATACCTGGGAATACTGGCACTCGGCCCTGTACACCTGCCTGCCATTTGTTACCCGTAATTTTGGAAAGAATCAATAA
- a CDS encoding beta-glucosidase → MKLKRLSISIFSGFLALTVQAQLPSPEPQLRLTPQNVDEVIRAMTLEEKVHMVIGCGMAMSDDAKFPGTAGRTYDIPRLGIPSAYLADGPHRLAMAPKREFDSHTYYATEFPSSTTVAATFDPEAAFQVGQALGREVKDYGLDVLLAPGVNLMRNVLCGRNHEYYSEDPLVVGKIAAAYINGIQSQGTGTCIKHFAVNNQETNRNNNDSRLTTRPLRELYLKGFEIAIKESQPWSVMTAYNKVNGKYTCEDKELTEDILRSEWGYKGVVMSDWNAGMDAVASMLAGNDMMQPGQDRQYKAIYEAVKNGTLSEAILNRNVKRVLEFVLKSHTYAGYQYPNETDLKGHAQVDRKIGAEGIVLLDNKEALPLAQGVKKVALYGTTSYDMVPAGMGFGSTGIGYYTVSLVEGMRKAGYTVDGKLIKQYKKHLFDEQKRLFPQGRPPFSFTPLPRAEEFLPTAEEMIAQVQDNDIAILTLGRTSGEACDRRIGEFMLKENEKALIKQVSEAYRAAGKKLVVILNICSPVETASWKGYADAVICAFQPGQEVGNCIADVLSGKVNPSGKLPMTLAVNYGDAPSDANFPSDYEFKMPSFAMGTGMNFKSDKKEEKPKVPEANVDYTNYEEGIYVGYRYFDTFGKEVSYPFGHGLSYTSFSYDIESASIEGDQCQLKVTVKNTGKYAGREAVQAYVKAPKGALDKPAKELKAFGKTRLLEPGESQTLTLTWHVMDMASYNEKSASWELDKGEYQWMAAASSADVRDTVVQKIAKSSKVKTLDVMKPQAAIPVNPMVKR, encoded by the coding sequence ATGAAATTGAAAAGACTATCTATTTCCATTTTCTCCGGTTTTTTGGCGCTCACGGTACAGGCGCAGCTGCCTTCACCGGAGCCGCAGCTACGGCTCACCCCTCAAAACGTAGACGAGGTGATCCGTGCGATGACGCTGGAAGAAAAAGTACACATGGTAATCGGTTGCGGCATGGCAATGAGCGACGATGCCAAGTTTCCGGGCACAGCCGGTCGTACCTACGACATTCCCCGTCTGGGCATCCCTTCGGCCTACCTGGCCGACGGTCCGCACCGTCTGGCAATGGCTCCCAAACGCGAATTCGACAGCCACACCTATTATGCTACAGAGTTTCCGTCCAGCACCACGGTAGCTGCCACCTTCGATCCCGAAGCAGCTTTCCAGGTTGGTCAGGCGCTGGGCAGAGAGGTTAAGGACTACGGACTGGATGTATTGCTGGCCCCGGGTGTGAATCTGATGCGTAATGTGCTTTGCGGACGAAACCACGAGTACTATTCCGAAGATCCGCTGGTGGTGGGAAAGATTGCCGCAGCTTACATCAACGGAATTCAAAGTCAGGGCACCGGAACCTGTATCAAACACTTTGCAGTAAACAATCAGGAGACAAACCGTAATAACAATGACTCCCGACTCACCACCCGCCCCCTGCGCGAGCTTTATCTCAAAGGATTCGAGATAGCCATAAAGGAATCACAGCCATGGAGTGTGATGACCGCCTACAACAAAGTGAACGGCAAATACACCTGCGAAGACAAGGAGCTTACCGAAGATATCCTTCGTTCGGAATGGGGCTACAAAGGAGTGGTTATGTCCGACTGGAATGCAGGGATGGATGCCGTTGCATCCATGTTGGCAGGTAACGATATGATGCAACCGGGACAAGACCGCCAGTACAAGGCTATTTACGAAGCTGTAAAAAACGGTACCCTCAGCGAGGCCATCCTGAACCGCAACGTGAAACGCGTACTGGAGTTCGTTCTTAAAAGTCACACCTATGCGGGCTATCAATACCCCAATGAAACAGATCTGAAAGGCCATGCACAGGTAGACCGTAAGATTGGTGCCGAAGGAATTGTTTTGCTGGACAATAAAGAGGCCCTTCCGCTGGCACAAGGCGTAAAGAAGGTTGCCCTGTATGGAACCACCTCGTACGACATGGTACCCGCAGGTATGGGATTTGGCAGTACGGGAATCGGTTACTATACGGTATCTCTGGTAGAAGGTATGCGCAAAGCAGGCTATACAGTAGACGGTAAACTTATTAAGCAATACAAAAAGCATCTGTTCGACGAGCAGAAACGACTTTTCCCACAGGGAAGACCTCCCTTTTCCTTCACTCCCCTGCCCCGTGCCGAAGAGTTTCTACCTACAGCCGAAGAGATGATCGCACAGGTGCAGGACAATGACATTGCCATCCTTACCCTGGGACGTACCAGCGGCGAGGCTTGCGACCGTCGCATCGGCGAGTTCATGCTCAAAGAAAACGAAAAGGCACTTATCAAGCAGGTGTCCGAAGCCTATCGTGCAGCCGGAAAGAAACTGGTAGTTATCCTGAACATCTGTAGTCCGGTTGAAACTGCCTCGTGGAAAGGATATGCCGATGCCGTAATCTGTGCCTTCCAACCGGGTCAGGAGGTTGGCAACTGTATCGCCGATGTGCTCTCCGGCAAAGTAAACCCTTCGGGCAAGTTACCTATGACACTGGCTGTTAACTACGGCGATGCCCCTTCAGACGCCAATTTCCCTTCCGATTACGAGTTCAAGATGCCATCCTTTGCCATGGGAACGGGTATGAACTTCAAATCAGATAAAAAAGAAGAGAAACCTAAAGTGCCGGAAGCCAACGTAGACTATACCAACTACGAGGAGGGCATCTATGTGGGTTACCGCTATTTCGACACATTCGGCAAGGAGGTATCCTACCCCTTCGGACACGGACTTAGCTACACCAGCTTCAGCTACGATATAGAAAGCGCCTCAATCGAAGGAGATCAATGCCAGTTAAAGGTAACCGTTAAGAACACAGGCAAATATGCCGGTCGGGAAGCCGTTCAGGCCTATGTGAAAGCCCCCAAAGGAGCCCTGGACAAACCGGCTAAAGAGCTGAAAGCCTTCGGTAAGACCCGCCTGCTGGAACCGGGCGAAAGTCAGACACTCACCCTTACCTGGCACGTAATGGACATGGCCTCCTATAACGAGAAGTCGGCTTCGTGGGAGCTCGACAAGGGAGAATATCAATGGATGGCTGCCGCCTCGTCGGCCGACGTGCGCGACACCGTAGTACAGAAGATAGCCAAAAGCAGCAAGGTTAAAACACTCGATGTTATGAAACCTCAGGCAGCGATCCCGGTAAATCCGATGGTAAAGAGATGA
- a CDS encoding RagB/SusD family nutrient uptake outer membrane protein, whose product MKTRYIYIWLLGLLSVLNTGCEDRLDIPKHGNMGSQEDFYQTDQEAMQALASLYFSWSSNYYNWFMTKNSLADDVWSGGGSRGDNAQMEQLNEYTFDTDHPMIASLYSGMYSIIYKANLIIDLMEPDTDVKKRALAEAKFFRAWAHFELLTLYGTAPIVDHLLTPDEYRQGNSSPQDTWAFIEKDLTEAINLNVLPSKNNVNDKETTIRTTKEVAQAMLGKAYVFQGKYSEAASILDKVIESGKYDLYPGAYDKLLHVEANGSCESMLEVQRRNDPEQAWNWDILTMTYLMMGWRSDKLFVTGEAVQTIASGTYGFMNPRKSLYDAFVEREGTDGYRLNSTLRSYEQLNKIGVVLQPGANMVGHEGYFMWKTRALKEDCIYDASYFQALQYINLRVMRYAEVLLLAAEAHVQGGDKAKALSYINRIRSRAKLPDLTTVTLDDVKKEKRLELCMECVRFQDLTRWNDAEAVMGQQGKEIPAFSSEGVKFLVKNSAYGFKAKHKQLPIPRKELELNPNMKQNENW is encoded by the coding sequence ATGAAAACAAGATATATCTATATTTGGCTGCTGGGACTGCTTTCGGTGCTTAACACAGGATGCGAAGACCGGCTGGACATCCCCAAACATGGTAATATGGGGAGTCAGGAAGACTTTTACCAAACAGATCAGGAGGCTATGCAGGCATTGGCTTCTTTATACTTCAGCTGGAGCAGCAATTACTACAATTGGTTCATGACCAAAAATTCGTTGGCCGACGATGTGTGGAGCGGTGGTGGTTCGCGTGGCGACAATGCCCAAATGGAACAGTTGAACGAATATACCTTCGACACGGACCATCCCATGATAGCCAGCTTGTATTCGGGCATGTACAGCATCATTTACAAAGCAAACCTGATTATCGACCTGATGGAACCGGATACGGATGTGAAAAAGCGTGCCCTGGCCGAAGCTAAGTTTTTCCGTGCATGGGCGCATTTCGAACTGTTAACCCTCTATGGAACAGCTCCCATCGTAGATCATCTGCTTACCCCGGACGAGTACAGACAGGGCAACAGCAGTCCGCAAGACACCTGGGCGTTTATTGAAAAGGATCTTACAGAAGCCATCAACCTCAACGTTCTGCCATCAAAAAACAACGTTAACGATAAAGAGACAACGATCCGTACCACCAAAGAGGTGGCACAGGCCATGCTCGGGAAGGCGTATGTATTCCAGGGTAAATACAGCGAAGCGGCCTCTATTCTCGACAAAGTGATCGAATCCGGCAAATACGATCTATACCCGGGTGCTTACGATAAGCTGCTGCACGTAGAGGCCAACGGAAGCTGCGAGTCCATGCTGGAGGTGCAGCGCCGCAACGACCCGGAACAGGCCTGGAACTGGGACATACTGACGATGACCTACCTGATGATGGGATGGCGTTCGGATAAATTGTTCGTTACCGGCGAAGCTGTCCAAACCATCGCTTCGGGTACCTATGGCTTTATGAATCCACGCAAATCGTTGTATGATGCTTTTGTGGAAAGAGAAGGAACCGATGGCTACCGGTTAAACAGCACACTGCGCAGTTACGAGCAATTAAATAAGATCGGGGTTGTATTGCAGCCCGGTGCCAATATGGTGGGACACGAAGGTTACTTTATGTGGAAAACACGTGCACTGAAAGAAGACTGTATTTACGATGCCTCTTACTTTCAGGCCCTGCAATACATCAACCTCCGGGTGATGCGCTATGCAGAGGTATTACTGCTGGCTGCCGAAGCACATGTACAGGGCGGCGACAAGGCCAAAGCGCTTTCTTACATCAACCGGATTCGTTCGCGGGCCAAACTACCCGATTTAACAACGGTTACCCTGGACGATGTAAAGAAGGAGAAACGGTTGGAGCTCTGCATGGAATGTGTACGTTTCCAGGACCTCACCCGTTGGAACGATGCTGAAGCAGTTATGGGTCAGCAAGGGAAGGAAATTCCGGCCTTCTCAAGTGAAGGTGTTAAGTTCTTGGTCAAGAATTCGGCTTACGGTTTCAAGGCGAAACATAAACAGTTGCCGATTCCCCGCAAAGAGCTGGAGTTAAATCCCAACATGAAACAAAATGAAAACTGGTGA